The following coding sequences lie in one Pseudorasbora parva isolate DD20220531a chromosome 18, ASM2467924v1, whole genome shotgun sequence genomic window:
- the LOC137046634 gene encoding glucose-dependent insulinotropic receptor — protein MIAFNVSQETSLEAMRENYRVTSASPKLTTPAMIDSVIVTMGYILSVGSILIISTNLLVAIALVLLIHKRGCQSWCFVLNLSIADILVGMAITGIAIDALEGKMVSMEKGICLLRMTFIIAPSAASILTMFLISLDRYVAIKLPLRYSQLMNKKMVAGALVPVWLISMIVGFLPSILKPMQKEDYNNVCTLFSVIEPKSIIIMFCLFFFPLLLVFIYFYMDILKIACGHQERIRAQQSSTRFLTSCRYGGHVKALRTVAVLVGCFTLCWCPFFVVSIVQASCPKCKLYHFLENHLWLLGLSNSLINPLVYACWQQEVRNKICELFTHIKIELCCMLRSETADRYPTDHPTVTQAVTFHDKMLATQVNYSRSVTIPEQHLENIPNMCF, from the coding sequence ATGATCGCTTTCAACGTGTCTCAGGAGACTTCCCTGGAAGCTATGAGGGAGAACTACAGAGTGACATCTGCCAGTCCTAAACTCACAACCCCTGCCATGATAGACAGTGTCATAGTGACCATGGGCTATATTCTTAGTGTAGGATCCATTTTGATCATCTCTACCAACCTTCTGGTCGCCATTGCCCTGGTTTTGCTAATCCACAAAAGGGGCTGCCAGAGctggtgttttgttttaaacCTATCCATTGCGGACATCCTAGTTGGCATGGCCATCACTGGCATTGCTATTGATGCTCTCGAAGGAAAGATGGTCTCCATGGAGAAGGGAATTTGTTTGTTGCGCATGACCTTTATCATCGCACCCTCTGCGGCCTCCATCCTAACCATGTTCTTGATCTCACTGGACCGCTACGTGGCTATAAAGTTGCCATTGCGCTACTCACAGCTAATGAATAAGAAGATGGTTGCTGGGGCTCTAGTCCCTGTCTGGCTCATCTCAATGATTGTGGGATTTTTGCCCAGCATTTTGAAACCGATGCAGAAAGAAGACTACAACAATGTCTGCACACTCTTCTCCGTCATCGAGCCCAAGAGCATCATCATAATGTTCTGCCTGTTTTTCTTCCCACTACTCTTGGTCTTCATCTATTTCTACATGGACATCCTAAAAATCGCCTGCGGCCACCAGGAGCGCATCCGCGCCCAGCAATCGAGTACACGCTTCCTGACGTCTTGCCGCTACGGGGGTCACGTAAAAGCTCTGAGGACTGTTGCCGTGCTGGTTGGCTGCTTCACTCTCTGCTGGTGCCCTTTTTTTGTGGTTAGTATTGTGCAGGCATCATGCCCAAAGTGTAAACTTTATCACTTTTTGGAGAACCATCTCTGGCTGCTGGGACTCTCAAACTCCCTTATCAATCCCCTCGTCTACGCGTGCTGGCAGCAAGAGGTGAGGAACAAGATCTGTGAGCTCTTCACTCATATTAAAATTGAGTTGTGTTGTATGTTACGCTCCGAGACAGCGGACAGATACCCCACAGACCACCCAACTGTCACTCAGGCAGTAACTTTTCATGACAAGATGCTAGCCACTCAAGTGAATTATAGTAGGTCTGTCACAATTCCAGAACAACATCTGGAAAATATTCCCAATATGTGCTTTTAG